The DNA sequence TAAGCCCTTCTTGTTTCAATCTTATTAATTAAGGTTAGGTTATTACTTTCGAGACATATGTTTGATATTTCTGCAGAATTGGGTATTTATCCTTCCCAAAAATTGATTTACAAGTCTATTTAGTATGttaattaacataaaagaaaattaatattttaatatttttttttttttgaaactatGATAAATCTCGCAATAAACAtgtcctttttaaaaaaaaaaaaaaaaaaattaaacatgtgCTTTTTCAAGCCCACAGTTATTTTCAAAGATACTAGTACGATAGTATCTCCATACCGATGGTGTGAATCTTGGCCTAAAAATATGTCAGTATTTGCGTCTTTGAGATGCCTTTTTAAGCCACGCGGTCCAGTTTTGAGAGAGACGAAAATCCACCTGTTACACTACATACTCGTGACTCTCGTTCTTCTCATTTTCCCTCCCTCCACTGCCCGCCAATCTGCATTAACTATTTGCATGGCCGTTTATTTTACACTGAACATTCATTCATTCCGGAAAGCTCTTTTTGATGGAGAAATCAGGCTACTTTTGCGCTCCATGATTTAAGTTAGGCTGAAAAGTTGTGAACTGTCTATTTTTGTTCCTCTCTTCAACCATATAATTCATCTACACacccattttattattaaataaaaccaAGTAAATGTTCATTTAATACTTCTAATTAAGTTAGAGATTTTCATTTTAGTTTCCCTAGAGATGTATGGAGATATAATCTCATGAATGATTATTGGGTATTCTTGAAGTACGGACAAATcgtaatcttattttattataggaTGTCATGTCAATTAAAATTGATGTTCACACTTCacataaacaattttaattacatggtATATTATGATAGGATAAGATTACTATTCATTCGTATTTCTAGAATAGCTTATAATTTTCTAGGAGGGCATATTCCAATCCCTTGttgaaaaaatgatttgaagacgtttggattcgaaaatgatttgagatgagctgagatggattgtgaatagtaatgagatgagttgtgaatagtagtgagatttatgagttaaagttgctgaatagtagtgagatgagttgagaagagctgagatgagttgagatgagctgagatcacttacgaatccaaacgagtcctaatcTTTTGGATGGAAGGATGGCACAAAGTTCTCTCTATAAGGTTAGAATGGCACGAGTCATTTCAGCTACTCTTAACCCCCACCTGTCATTAGATTCCATACCACTGTATTCTGTTCCGATGCTTTGTCTTAATCACTGAGCGTAGCAGCATACAGTGAATTCCGATGCAATGAGAATAATGACATAGCCCACCTCTGCCTCAGGTTTACAGGAAGGACAATGtcttcaacccatttacaacaAGAAGCactatttaatgaaatgatcaAATCCACTTTCTTATTTTCTGTTTAGGGATAGATCCAATTGCAGATCCTCAAAGATAGATCcaataaggaaagaaaaaaaaattgagtgatGAACTATGGATTTCGAGGTATCCTAAATGAGCTAAAACCTGAAGTGGTTTAGTAAATTATGTTGGTTTCATTAAGTAGTTTAGGTTGATTTGAATGTCTTAGGTTAGACTTGTCAGTCTTTTAGCTTGTTCTTGCGTTTGAAACTCCTTAATGTAATGAATActaattttaatagaatttcaAATCGAGTCACATCCATTTGAAATAAGTGTCGCTTCATTCTCTGTAAATAAAAACTCATCttacaattttatcatttaatattctCTTCAAAAAGAATGAGAATcgcttttcttttaagaaaatactAGGTTGTTGTTCCCTTAACTTATCCCCACAAATGTATTGctagggtatatatatatttttaatgtttaaaaaaattacttctagtaaatttgtgtatttttttcagattataaaataactaaaatatactAGCAATAAACTTGAGGAGGCAAATTGAGAGAGCTGAGCACCGGCACCCTTTCTTTTATCtccatcttatattttattgaggtagctatttcatttgttatttttaaaaagtacaCAGTTATTCAACATTTCAATGGTGCCTTTAGGCCCCGTTTCGACCTTGGAAGGTattgcaattaatttaattcaatctaattttaaattaaatttaacattcaaatatctaatttttaaatcacaaaacatcacttaactcaaaatctctttatatatagaatctacaatttttttaactcaacatctaTTTACACGCGGGACCTagaacctttttcaacttctcataaatacatctaaactcatataatatcaaaacacatctaaacttattttaggTGAGTtccacaaaactcatttcaccatttcaacttactattattcataaagaactcaactcatctcaactaagATCATTGGCATTGGTGTCAtcaaatttatctctaaaattcaaaactttctaaCCATaacttcacattgaattagtcaaaatattaatataatattattttttaataataatatttttaatttatttatttttttcatattttacaattacgctgattatatgttaattaataatttaatttcatacttaaattattatttttcaacttaaatatattgtagctcaaaattaaaagataataatttaagtaaataaaataataattatagagtatgaactttaaatttagaaataaacttaaatatattataactcagagttaaaaattttacGCTGCGTTTGGTTCCTtaacttctctcaactcatctcaactcaccattacaactttttcaaatcccaatataaaatataataaacaattcaattttttcaaatcttaaaataataataatattaaaaaataatattctaacaatattttattatctcaactcaactcaactcaactcacttcaacatccaaacacaactttaatGTATGCGGAATCTAAttcaatgattttaaatataaattcattaaattttaaagaggcACTCATGCAATGCTTTAAGCTCAACATCAAAATTCGTAAATATCTATCCATGTAGCGCCACTTTAGTTTTTGTCTGTTCTCACTTGTTTGGCTAGATATTTAGGCGTGTGCGTTTGTGGTCGGGCGCTTCTTCCTCTGCAGttggataataataatatctccGCCCATTGTTCTTAACTTCTTATTACAGTTTTCTTAGCTGGAGAAGGCACTAAAAGCGTGAGAAATGGCGGCGGTAAATGCTTCGATGATTGCATCTTCCGGACAACCTTTTCTAGGCGTGCAGTCCGTTTCTAATAGTAATACAAGTCCATCTGTTCCAAACATGCTTGGTGagtctctctctttgttttggtttctcttcagCTGCAAATAATTTCTGGGATTTCGGAAGAGTAATTGATAAATCTTAACAAATTTTGTATGAGTATGGACTTAAAATTATTCCATAGTAGCCTCAAAAGATGGGGATTTTACAACCGCATTTCTTCAAACAATACGCAAACTTCAATTGCTACTCATGAAATTCTTCTCTTACCATTGAGGGTCACACAGTGAAGTATTTGCTTTTTCTTGATGAGATTGTTCGGAAATTATAACCACGAAATAGCTTTTCGATACCCCACTTACCCTGAAAGCAAGATCTTCGTTGGGGTTGTTCCACGCGTTCGGCCTTTCCGACTTCAAAGAGTTATCTCCGACGATGGAGTTTACTAGGAGAGTGATACCTACGATATCCATAGCCCAAAAGCACATCAAGAGATTGCAAACAAAGAGATTGttttctctcaatttttcttttcggAATTTCTTCCCTAAGGTATTTTATAAGCCCAGCTTTTAAGGGGCAATGAAGTGCCGTTTCATGTTGTTTACTCGACTGCACTGACATTTTAGTCTAATTGATTGCCTTGATGACTGTAAGAAAAGTTGGCAAGGAGGATCAGCATAACCAAATTCTTGTGATTGGATTGTGGTGTTAGTGAGTTCAGTGACTGCCGGTTTGTATTATTACTTGCACAAAATTTTGTTGGGCAATGCTCAAAGTGGTATGCACTAATTTGATTCATTTCTGTTAAAAAGAACCGTCATGGTTTTTTAAATTCCACCCATGTTAGGTATTGTTTGTTTTCGcatatgaaataagatgagatgagatgagattaaagttaaaacaaatgagatgagaggagttgtgaaaacaaatgaggttgTCTTAAATAGTTTTCCATTCAAATTTATATCAGAGAACTCCAATGATTTTCAAGTTGACTCTCACCCAGTATGAAATCGAGAACGAAAAACTTGTGAGATTCAATGtcaagtatatataattaagccaAATCTGTTCAAGCTACCAATTTCCTCAACACATTGCTGTATCTCCAtcaaaatttgtgaaaaaactGGAAACAGGATTGTTCCCCCACAAGTCGAATGGAAAATAGCTATAACTTTATATCCTAGACTTCAATTGCACAACcgcttcatttttttattttttgtcatgcaGCTAGCAGTTTTGTTGGTTGTCGGTTGCCAAGGTGTTCCCCTAATAAGAAGAGAATTGTCAAGATTATTGGGAAAGTGAGAGCTGTGGCAACTGTTGCGACAAGTCCTATTGAGGAAATCAAGGAGTATGAATTCCACAAAATATAAAGAACAAGTTTCAGTGTCTTATTTTGAGAAACTGAATTGTGATAATGGTGTTCTGCAAATGCCGTCCTTTCAGGTTTACCCTTCCTACATGGGCACTGTTTGAACTGGGCAAGTCACCCGTATATTGGAAAACGATGAATGGTCTTCCTCCTACCTCTGTAAGCTTTGCAAAGCTGTTCGATTAAACTTGCAATGGTCTTTTATTGGTCATGCTCTTCTGATGACAAGGTGCATACAATGTTTCACAGGGGGAAAAGCTAAAGCTCTTCTATAATCCAGCTGCAAATTACCTTGTTCCAAATGAAGAATTTGGAATGGCTTTTAATGGTAGTTTATGATACACTATATGATCTCATAATGATTTTTACATTAAGCAGTTTTCTTCTCCATACCAATTGTAGCTGGCACAAATGTGAAGGTCGTCATGAAAACCGAAGGTTTATTgctgaaaagaaatgaaattgtCATTTTATCAGTGACACTGCATATGTTTAATTTGATATCTTTCAATCTTTATAATCAAAAGAACCAACCAAATTCTTAGtgctagaaaaaaaatgaattctaaCAGTTCAATACGGCATGGAAAGTACAAAGGAATGATGTCATTCCAATCAGATGTCCAAATAACCCATTTATAAATTCAATCAAACATGAAGGGACAAAAAATGCAGTTATATTAACCTCTGCTTTTGCAACCAATCTGTTACAGTTCAATCCAATTGACTTCTTTGAGTTGTGTCCTTTGCAGGAGGTTTCAATCAGGCCATAATGTGTGGTAAGCCCAGGGCAATGCTTAGGAAAAACAGGGGCAAAGCTGATCCCCCACTATATACCATCCAGATATGCATTCCTAAGCATGGTTGGTACTTGTTTACTGACATATCTTGCTTTCCACTATTGCATCTTTCCTCTTTCAGTTGTCTTCTTCTAACTAACATATCATCTTTTCACAGCTCTGTCCTTGATCTTCTCATTCACAAATGGAGTAGACTGGGACGGTCCTTACAAACTACAATTTCAAGCTCCAAAGTCTTTGCGAAACAAACCAATTGACTTTTTCAACGAGGTATAATATGATACATTCTTTTAGCAGCTTGAATACTGCATCTAGGATCAAAGCAGTTAAGGTTTGCTGCCGGGTTctaataaatgaatttaaaacatGTATTAAACtgatatatgtcatgtcatatagTCGGACGCTTCAGGTGAATTGCTGAATTAATTCGAACAAAACCATATTCGGCTATACATTGCACAATATTGTCTTAGTGTCAGACACGGTGAAAACTGAGCTTTGAATGCATTATCACAGGCTCTAGCGGCAGAGTTAAGTAAAGAAGGTGCATGTGATAGAGCAATCTTTCCAGATACAGAACTTGCAGTCACAAGATGTGCTATGATCGGAAATTTGATGGTTGAAGGGGTAAGTAAATTGTTCGAGTCAGTCTGAACAGTTATTTCATTGTGTCTCTAGTTTATGACTTTGAATGGATGGAATAACAATAATGCAGGGGGATCGTTGCGATCTCAATCTCATACCAGGATGCACAGACCCTAGCTCCCCCTTTTATGACCCACTTGCCAATGTAGATGATGGCTCCTGTCCACTTGATTAAGAATCTGGTGAATAGTATCTTCCACTCCCTAGCTATACTCAGTCTCAGCTCGCATGTAGATATATAATGGAAGCATGTACAAGTAGCCAAGCTTAGAAACGCAGCATTGAACAGGGCAAAACAAGATATTGTTTGGTTAGCTAGAAAGCAAGTATTCTAATGTAAATACAACATTGAGCAGGGCAAAAATGATATTGTTTGGTTAGCTAGAAAGCAAGTATTCTAATGTCATAGCCCAGAAAAGCAAAAGTTACTACTGTCATCACTGCCAACTATCAGACTGGTTTTTCAATATCTAGAATGGCTAATGATACCTTATATTATTGCTTTATTACtcagctattttattttttcattttactatttgaatttagattaaaaatcttAGAACACAACCTTCTTGCAtaatttacaagaaaataaattcaatcaactaatgtaatcatgtaatttaattaaaattaaattcaatcatATAAAAATTGACTTCTTTTGCTCTttaagtcaatttttataaaattgaaatcatttttaattaaattatatgattagttgaatttattttcttctaaattatacaAGAAggtcatattttgatatttttaatttagactCAAAtagttaaaaggaaaaaaaaaataactgaataGTAAAGTAGTAGTAAATGAGGTGTAATGGTATCATTATCCTATCTAGAATATAAGgcatatattactattcacaaactacttattatttttttactattatttatagattatacgagatcatcttaacatccaaacgtatcATTAACCTTATTCTTTTATACAAGGAGTGGAGAgttttaaatctaaattttttatttaaaaaatcaaattatataacatCAGACTATCAAGCTCTTGACAGCCTTAACCTCTTTTGAAAAGAGCAACAAGCTTTTGAAAAGAGCAACAAGCTTGCATTTCCAAACGGTGAAATACATAGAAATGACTAGAAGTTAGGAATGCAGAGATTCTAAATTTTTTGTCCACACGGGAGCAAGAAGCGAATAGAGGTTTTCTAGTGTgacaaaaacagagaaaaaaaaaaaaaacaaattgctcTAAGAATGGTGACAAAATAATTGAATGACCCATGGACCAGAATGGTCCTAAGCTGGGTCCTTGGAATCTTACTAACTTACTAATGGTAAGGGTCAGAAAATCCTCTTTTTATCTCTATAGGTGACACGTGGTCCAATTAAAATTCATGGATGGATCCAGAATGCGATATGATAAGTAAAATACTGGATCGCGTGAAGATCAGGTTGCACTCCGTTGCAGAGCGAAGGGTCCGAGGATAATGCTCGGGAAGCTATATcgtatatgatatatatatatatatatatatatatatttatatatgtaatgaaTGCTTGAAATTTACTTGGTCTAGAAATGAATGCTTGAATAGTCAGCGCGGTCCAGTTCTACTAACTCATAAAAACGAGCATTAGCATGTCTTCTGTAACATTGGTCAAATAACTCCTACTTGCATGCATGACTCAGTCTCTGACCTCCATTTTCGCGTTTTTACCTACTCGTGGTGAGGGATTGATTTGAACGAGTAATATACACAGctttttatataacaatattataaattaaagatatttttataaaataatatcttttttataaattattttataaaaatacgtttcgtttaaaatagaattgtataaagaattatatatctattatgCTTTTAAGTTTGAAGACAAAAATAGAATATAGATGATGACATAACATATGACATCTTacaattaaataagatgaattgaaatggatTTAGGATCGAAACcgaacatcaaaattaatacAGGTGGTTGAACTACAACTAACTTACGGTCCCTACTTCCAACAATTTGCTCTGCCACGATAGGCTTGATGTACTTTCAACACAACACTCGGATGAAACTAGGAAAAGGGTAGAAGATAGCGTTCCAAGTTAAAAAATCACATTCGGATTGGACTGAATTTTTAACGCGTCTCATACATGCTTGTCATGCTTTCCATCAACTAATTAGGTTGCGCGCACgtaaagcatttctcatttgCCTTTTTGACATTCCAACAGCGCTTCCACTTTTTAATCCACcgccaaatatttttccataaagtTAATCACATCACGTAAATTACGCAAGCCTTTAATTTGTCGGTCATAGGAGTATGGCAGGAATTGCTGATTTTCTTTTGCTCTCTTCGTACTTTCCAGCAAGAGAATCAAAGAGAATTCCGGCGCCGACCCCGACGGCCAAATCAATGGTATAGTGACCCCGAGTGCCCAGCAACCTCACGGCTTGAAGAACATTAAGCACGTCAAATGTCCATGCCAACTCCCACCTCTGCACTCGCCGCATGTCTAGCGACGCAATCACTGAACCCGCCACATGCCCCGAGAAGAATAGGAAGAACGACACGTTCCCCACCGGAAAGTCCACCCCCGACCCCAGAAAACCCTACCAAATTCGTAAAGTATtaacaaacattaattaattagtagaccagatgaatttaaaaaataaaaaatagcggTGTCAATGAACTTGCTTGCGATCACTTTGGCATGTAaacgtgtatttttttaataaaaggtGTATCTAAGAACATTATTGGAACCTGAGGCAATGGAAGCTGCGTGGAGTAACCTAGAATTCCCCGGCAAGTGAACATGAAGAGCGCCGAGATTGTCGCCCTTGGGCGGCCCTCTATCAGCCACGTCCATAGTATATACGTTGTTTGCATCCCCACGAACACCTAACCATTACCATTGTATAACACGTAccattaataaaacaaaacataaccaGATCAATATGATATCTGATCGGATTCGAGTTCCTTTATCAAATGGATTTATATATCGAACTCAATTCCATAGAAAATGTGGCTGCATGTGAATCGAATCCAATCCCCAGAAAAATGATCACACATTGGATCAAGTTCCGTTCTTTTACTGGCCGCATGTTTAGTActtggaaattgaattagaatttcttgaaaatttctGAACCACCCAATTGAACATGCCAAATCTCTgggtttctttttaaaaaaatgaaatttagcCAAAAAGAAATCGAGAGTATAATTCCAATCACATCATGAATGCTTAAAAAAATCGAGCATTTCTCTTTCAGCCTCAAATTAAGTGTCTCCAACTGAATGTTACCAAAGCATGACTACCTAACAAATTGCATGGATTTagagttataataaattaattccaGATCCCAATACGTACCGTGTTAAGAGCGGCGAGCAAGGTGTTGAGGTCAGGCCGCGCGGCGAGCAGGCGATGGAGTGGGCTCGTGACCACGAACCCAATATCAAAGGGAGCCGAGGACGGCGGGACCATCCGCAAGGTGTACTCCACGCCCATGAAGAACAGCAGCCCCAACCCGAACAAACAAGGCACCCAATGGAACTTCGCCACGCGCAAGACATCATCCGCCGTCCACGCCATGAACGACgctcttttttccttcttctccataTCTCTCTGGCTCTGAGTATGATCGTCGAGCTTGCCGTTAGTTCTGCGCCTGTTGTTGAGCGTGCATGATGGGGCATTTAGAGGCACTACCGCTGTGCGCGTCATGGTCGTGAAAAATGACGGAAACGAAAAATCACATTTTGGGGGAGAGGGGTGGGTGGGGACGATATAAATGGCGAAGAGAAGGAAGATGGAGCGGAGTTTCCAAAGATTGAattatgttttcatttcaattttaccTTGCTGTTAACTTACAGCTGCTTACAAATGGGTGGTGCGAAACACGTCGTTTATCGTACTGTCAGATCAATGgaaataaaaagtcaaaaattaaatattttaatattaattaaatatgcgATACAAGTTTCAAAATAATGTCACAACATttgattatatttaattattttaaatatatatataaaaaagaaatatttattatcataAATTATGAAACTATCACGTAatcgatttaaaaaaataaattaaatttgagatttatataaaatgaattaatttttttaaaaataaattaatttttttaagtaattacatgatatttattcacttcataattatatataaaattatttgtgtatatatatatatatatatatatatatatatatatattgtgtgctTTTGTGGCTGCTTGCGCgttgaaaacaaagaaaatgagaggTGGACATGACACGGCATCCCACCGGAGGACCATGCATACACACGTGGGTATATTATATAggaatcattttatttaaacatctTTCGtttaagagataaattttaaattttataagttaaattatGTCATAGATAATATGTAGTATAAAGACctttaaataatactaataattatatatatatatattaaaaatgtgtgTTGTTGCATAGCCGGATCATATTGTCACAGTGGAACTACCAACTCAGTATGGAAATTGCATCTATATTTATGagaagagcaatgctaggtacagtttttatttgaaaattgtaataCAAGTctagtcaattttatttttaaaattttttaaaattataaaactattcctcttaaaaagatattttttctcatttaataaatggcATGCACATACAGTCTTTAAGTagagactgcaaatagaatttttctaaatatggAGAATCGAGTTTTCCTTTCTTGAAATATAAGTCTTTCCATATCTTATCTTATAGAAGAAGGAAGTATCATTAATCAGTTGGTTAGACTTATTAATTACGTGATATTGGATCCAATAGAGCCTATGGACTTGGAATATATAGCACGTCAAGGTTAACGGGACTAAATGCTACCcctttagcatataatatactATGTATAGGAATCAAGATTCGTTGAAACTTGAAGTACTTGGAATTAATTTATACTCAATAAATGTTAATGTGTGCATAAGATCTGTATAGACaacaataaattacaaaaatagaaagatgaCATGTGGATCTTTAAATGTTTATTAATATCTATAAAACTAATTATACAAACAACAATAAATGATATagaattcatatataat is a window from the Juglans regia cultivar Chandler chromosome 7, Walnut 2.0, whole genome shotgun sequence genome containing:
- the LOC108998309 gene encoding uncharacterized protein LOC108998309, producing MAAVNASMIASSGQPFLGVQSVSNSNTSPSVPNMLASSFVGCRLPRCSPNKKRIVKIIGKVRAVATVATSPIEEIKEFTLPTWALFELGKSPVYWKTMNGLPPTSGEKLKLFYNPAANYLVPNEEFGMAFNGGFNQAIMCGKPRAMLRKNRGKADPPLYTIQICIPKHALSLIFSFTNGVDWDGPYKLQFQAPKSLRNKPIDFFNEALAAELSKEGACDRAIFPDTELAVTRCAMIGNLMVEGGDRCDLNLIPGCTDPSSPFYDPLANVDDGSCPLD
- the LOC108998331 gene encoding phosphatidylcholine:diacylglycerol cholinephosphotransferase 1-like, encoding MTRTAVVPLNAPSCTLNNRRRTNGKLDDHTQSQRDMEKKEKRASFMAWTADDVLRVAKFHWVPCLFGLGLLFFMGVEYTLRMVPPSSAPFDIGFVVTSPLHRLLAARPDLNTLLAALNTVFVGMQTTYILWTWLIEGRPRATISALFMFTCRGILGYSTQLPLPQGFLGSGVDFPVGNVSFFLFFSGHVAGSVIASLDMRRVQRWELAWTFDVLNVLQAVRLLGTRGHYTIDLAVGVGAGILFDSLAGKYEESKRKSAIPAILL